One window from the genome of Anaerococcus sp. Marseille-Q7828 encodes:
- a CDS encoding ABC transporter permease — protein MRKFLERFYTILVFLFLYAPIVVMIVFSFNDSKLRGRWVGFTTDWYVDLFSNPEIIGAVRTTLIVAVAATIIATIIGTLSAIGISELRGKRKNMILNINYLPVLNPDIITAISLMGLYGFLRMELGYITMILSHIMFCIPYVVLTVLPAVEAMDKNIIEAALDLGATPSYAIRKVLIPNIKNGILAGALISFTLSIDDFAISYFTSGNGVSNLSMTIYGMARRGINPSINALSAIIFVIVFIFLFLQNRKAIFGKNKENPSFMPA, from the coding sequence ATGAGAAAATTTCTAGAACGCTTTTACACTATCCTTGTATTTTTATTTTTGTACGCACCAATTGTAGTGATGATTGTCTTTTCTTTTAACGACAGTAAACTACGTGGCCGCTGGGTTGGTTTTACAACTGATTGGTATGTAGACCTATTTTCTAATCCAGAGATTATAGGAGCTGTAAGAACTACACTAATTGTAGCAGTGGCTGCTACAATAATTGCTACAATCATAGGGACACTATCAGCTATTGGCATATCAGAACTACGTGGCAAACGCAAGAACATGATATTAAATATCAACTACTTACCAGTTTTAAACCCAGATATCATCACAGCTATATCTCTTATGGGCCTATATGGTTTCCTAAGGATGGAACTTGGTTATATTACCATGATTTTATCCCACATTATGTTTTGTATACCCTATGTTGTTTTGACAGTACTGCCAGCGGTAGAAGCTATGGATAAAAATATCATAGAAGCCGCCCTAGATCTTGGAGCGACACCGTCATATGCCATAAGAAAAGTTTTGATACCAAATATCAAAAATGGTATCTTAGCTGGAGCTTTGATATCTTTTACCCTATCCATAGATGATTTTGCCATATCCTATTTCACATCAGGAAATGGTGTATCTAACTTATCTATGACCATATACGGCATGGCAAGAAGAGGAATCAACCCATCTATCAATGCCCTATCAGCAATAATATTTGTCATAGTATTCATATTTTTGTTTTTACAAAATAGGAAAGCTATCTTTGGCAAGAATAAAGAAAATCCTTCATTTATGCCAGCCTAG
- a CDS encoding ABC transporter ATP-binding protein encodes MSQVLNLVGINKEFDGKKILDDINLSVERGEFLTLIGPSGCGKTTTLRIIGGFEKPDSGEVIFEGKDISKLPPNERNINTVFQNYALFPHLNVFDNVAFGLRIKKVPEKEIKIKVQKSLDLVDLAKYGNRDISRLSGGQKQRVAIARALVNEPEIILFDEPLGALDLKLRKRMQVELKNIQKEVGITFIYVTHDQEEALSMSDKIAVMNKGIIEQYGTPQYIYEEPVNAFVANFLGDSNIFRGKMVDRSKVRFLNHEFPCVDKVMPGKDVSVMLRPEYLYLSNDASLRGIVENTMFKGTYYNIKVSGEDFSINVHNPENVEIGSEVGVAIDPDAIHVMEEPTIEADPYDNPLVEEPS; translated from the coding sequence ATGAGTCAAGTACTAAATTTAGTTGGAATTAACAAAGAGTTTGATGGAAAAAAGATCTTAGATGACATCAATCTATCGGTAGAAAGAGGAGAGTTCCTAACTTTAATAGGACCATCAGGATGCGGCAAGACAACTACTCTAAGGATTATTGGAGGTTTTGAAAAGCCAGATAGTGGAGAGGTAATCTTTGAAGGTAAAGACATATCAAAGCTTCCACCAAATGAGAGAAATATAAATACAGTTTTCCAAAACTACGCCCTTTTTCCTCATCTAAATGTATTCGACAATGTTGCCTTTGGCCTTAGGATAAAAAAAGTTCCTGAAAAAGAAATCAAAATAAAAGTTCAAAAATCCCTAGACTTAGTTGACTTGGCTAAATATGGTAACCGTGATATATCAAGGCTTTCAGGTGGGCAAAAACAAAGAGTTGCTATTGCTCGTGCCTTGGTAAACGAACCTGAAATCATACTATTTGATGAACCTTTGGGAGCTTTGGACCTAAAATTAAGAAAAAGGATGCAAGTTGAACTAAAAAATATTCAAAAAGAAGTTGGAATTACTTTTATATACGTAACCCACGACCAGGAAGAAGCTCTTTCTATGTCAGATAAGATTGCGGTAATGAATAAGGGAATCATTGAGCAATACGGAACACCTCAATACATTTATGAAGAGCCAGTAAATGCCTTTGTTGCAAATTTCCTTGGAGATTCAAACATCTTTAGGGGCAAGATGGTCGATAGGTCAAAGGTAAGATTTTTAAACCACGAATTCCCATGTGTAGATAAGGTTATGCCAGGCAAGGACGTAAGTGTTATGCTTCGTCCAGAATACCTCTACCTATCAAATGACGCTAGCCTTAGGGGCATTGTTGAAAATACAATGTTTAAGGGAACTTATTACAATATCAAAGTAAGTGGAGAAGATTTTTCTATAAATGTCCACAATCCAGAAAATGTAGAAATAGGCAGTGAGGTAGGAGTTGCCATAGACCCTGATGCTATACACGTTATGGAAGAGCCTACAATAGAGGCAGATCCTTATGATAACCCATTAGTTGAGGAGCCATCATGA
- a CDS encoding ABC transporter permease, protein MKKYLNIYLVWAGVFIILPLILILMYSFNGSESIAFDNFTFSLRNYQRFFEPIYLKMLGITLLIAFLATLGCLLIGYPVAYIISRMDENVASSLIFVFIMPMWINLLLRTYGWITLLGRNGVLNRFLASLGMDPLGIMYTPTAVVLGMIYEFLPFMVIQIYNALRKVDPNLIEAALDLGANRKTVFKKVTFPLSLPGVYTGIIMVFIPAISTFVVSNLLGGQKVYMIGNLIDQQFTFTGNWGFGSATAIILMLILILALAVQRRFGRDLEGDIV, encoded by the coding sequence ATGAAAAAATATTTAAATATTTACCTAGTATGGGCGGGAGTTTTTATAATATTGCCGCTGATATTGATACTTATGTATTCTTTCAACGGGTCAGAATCTATAGCTTTTGACAATTTCACATTTTCCCTTAGAAATTATCAGAGATTTTTTGAGCCTATATACCTAAAAATGCTTGGAATAACCTTACTCATAGCTTTTCTAGCGACACTAGGATGTTTATTGATAGGATATCCTGTTGCCTATATAATTTCTAGAATGGATGAAAATGTGGCTTCATCATTAATCTTTGTCTTTATAATGCCTATGTGGATAAATTTACTCTTAAGGACCTATGGTTGGATTACACTTCTGGGCAGAAATGGTGTATTAAATAGGTTTTTAGCAAGCCTTGGCATGGACCCGCTTGGAATAATGTATACGCCAACAGCTGTAGTTTTGGGCATGATTTATGAATTTTTGCCCTTTATGGTTATACAGATTTACAATGCCCTTAGAAAAGTTGACCCAAACCTTATAGAAGCTGCTCTGGACTTAGGAGCAAATAGAAAGACAGTATTTAAAAAAGTAACTTTTCCACTTTCACTTCCAGGAGTTTATACAGGAATTATAATGGTATTTATACCAGCCATATCAACCTTTGTTGTATCAAACCTCTTGGGTGGACAAAAAGTTTATATGATAGGAAACCTCATAGACCAACAATTCACTTTTACTGGCAATTGGGGATTTGGATCGGCAACTGCGATAATTCTAATGCTCATTCTAATCTTGGCCCTTGCAGTTCAAAGAAGATTTGGTAGAGACTTAGAGGGGGATATAGTATGA
- a CDS encoding MFS transporter produces MKNDLRKKIAILALSIYVASNSVVSGTLAFMQRDLGLSITNAEMMITLASIASIVTILLNEKITQRIGMKKCVDTGLFLVGLSAITPVIFKSYPSIIISRLLMGAGVGLFNGHSANYINVFFEGDEADKLHGIRISAEFIGQMALLFIAGLLIKIQWQLAFLVYSFAFLIMFNFNRTIPEVDINVESTDDSKFRISGQLIFYVVFIAIIIMNNTAISVRFPTIATLAKGLDADVSLYMLILPISGMVFGFMFGAINKLLREKTLYLGLSIYVIFNMVIALFGYNMYIYLASMFFLAFSQSLCTPYLFAEVARFAKGSQARIANNLLFIGCNVGGFLAPFFLEGINRAFNTTSLTLAFSAFSVIYALMLILNIYEERKIRM; encoded by the coding sequence GTGAAAAATGATTTAAGGAAAAAAATAGCAATACTTGCCTTATCTATATATGTTGCCAGCAATAGTGTAGTATCCGGCACCCTTGCTTTTATGCAAAGAGACTTGGGACTTTCTATCACAAATGCTGAAATGATGATAACTCTTGCATCTATTGCATCAATTGTAACTATATTATTAAATGAAAAGATTACCCAAAGAATAGGTATGAAAAAGTGCGTGGATACCGGTCTCTTTTTAGTGGGTTTAAGTGCGATTACACCAGTAATATTTAAGTCGTATCCATCTATTATAATAAGCCGTCTTTTGATGGGTGCTGGTGTTGGCCTATTTAATGGACACAGTGCCAATTATATAAATGTATTTTTTGAAGGAGACGAGGCAGATAAGCTCCACGGCATAAGAATTTCAGCTGAGTTTATAGGACAGATGGCCCTATTGTTTATTGCAGGACTCCTAATCAAAATTCAGTGGCAACTTGCATTTTTAGTTTATAGTTTTGCTTTTTTGATAATGTTCAATTTTAATAGGACAATTCCAGAAGTTGACATAAATGTTGAAAGTACAGATGATAGTAAATTTAGAATAAGTGGCCAATTAATATTTTATGTAGTTTTTATAGCAATTATTATAATGAATAACACAGCAATAAGTGTAAGATTTCCAACAATTGCAACCCTAGCAAAGGGTCTTGATGCTGATGTAAGCCTATATATGTTAATTTTGCCAATCTCTGGTATGGTTTTTGGCTTTATGTTTGGAGCAATCAACAAATTGTTGAGAGAAAAAACTCTATACCTAGGCTTGAGCATTTATGTAATCTTTAACATGGTTATAGCCCTATTTGGTTACAATATGTATATTTACTTAGCCTCTATGTTTTTCCTAGCCTTTTCCCAATCCTTGTGCACCCCATACTTATTTGCAGAAGTTGCAAGATTTGCCAAAGGATCCCAGGCTCGTATAGCAAACAACTTGCTTTTCATAGGTTGTAATGTGGGTGGCTTTTTGGCTCCATTTTTCCTAGAGGGAATAAATAGAGCATTTAATACAACTTCTTTGACCCTAGCTTTTTCAGCCTTTAGTGTGATTTATGCTTTGATGCTTATTTTAAACATTTATGAAGAAAGAAAAATAAGAATGTGA
- a CDS encoding C40 family peptidase: MSVSIKKIFITSLILSQIFISNTAFADSIILNKETSPGVNVRSKKDTNSEILGGIEDFTMYEIKDEDENWYQIDFDGKTGYVGKTWFYRLNQTNIIDATNLKSEANSQSSNAAPYKLLEQTKVTILEFVKDSEFVKVSYDENYKDNRKINVTDIEDLSNNDLLFSLSDDKDSGVKTVTLNDSIKDIPEVVTLSESPQTVEIGKDADKLKEPVTGYVKLSSLAVSKKDKEDLEGLKNTYEDMNKHIKETLEYEESIRNQVIQTTHYETITTYETSQSTDTNTSVIEVPVTGNPVGVELYKWATQFVGRPYVLGGVSLTNGIDCSGFTMQIYRQIGIELPHFAQSQQRYGVEIPFGQEQAGDLVFFGTSLNNITHVAMADGNGNMIHASSPRVGIIISPIRNPISIKRIVQ; this comes from the coding sequence ATGTCTGTAAGTATAAAGAAAATATTTATCACATCTTTAATCCTTTCTCAAATTTTCATTTCAAACACGGCTTTCGCTGATTCTATTATTTTAAATAAAGAAACAAGCCCTGGTGTTAATGTACGCAGCAAAAAGGATACAAATAGTGAAATCTTAGGTGGTATAGAAGATTTTACTATGTATGAAATTAAAGATGAAGATGAAAATTGGTACCAAATTGATTTTGACGGAAAAACTGGCTATGTTGGTAAAACTTGGTTTTATAGGCTTAACCAGACTAATATTATAGATGCCACAAATCTAAAAAGTGAAGCTAATAGCCAATCTTCAAACGCTGCTCCCTACAAGCTCTTGGAGCAAACTAAAGTCACTATCTTAGAATTTGTAAAAGATTCTGAATTTGTGAAAGTTTCTTATGATGAAAATTATAAGGATAACAGGAAGATTAACGTAACTGATATCGAAGATTTATCCAATAATGACTTGCTTTTTAGCCTATCAGATGATAAAGATTCCGGAGTAAAGACAGTCACTTTAAATGATTCAATAAAGGATATACCAGAAGTAGTTACCCTATCCGAGAGTCCACAAACAGTTGAAATTGGTAAGGATGCAGATAAACTAAAAGAACCTGTAACAGGCTATGTCAAACTATCCTCCCTTGCTGTTTCTAAAAAAGATAAGGAAGACTTGGAAGGGTTAAAAAATACATATGAGGATATGAATAAGCATATCAAAGAAACTTTGGAATATGAAGAGTCTATCAGAAATCAAGTTATCCAAACAACTCATTATGAAACAATAACTACTTATGAAACTTCTCAAAGCACTGATACAAATACATCTGTAATCGAAGTACCAGTTACTGGAAATCCAGTTGGTGTAGAACTTTATAAATGGGCTACTCAATTTGTAGGCCGTCCTTATGTCTTAGGTGGAGTATCCCTTACAAATGGTATAGATTGTTCTGGTTTCACCATGCAAATCTATAGACAAATCGGTATAGAATTGCCACACTTTGCCCAAAGCCAACAAAGATATGGAGTAGAAATTCCATTTGGTCAAGAACAAGCTGGGGACTTGGTATTTTTTGGAACAAGCCTAAATAATATCACCCACGTGGCTATGGCTGATGGCAATGGCAATATGATCCATGCATCTAGTCCTAGAGTTGGAATTATAATAAGTCCAATTAGAAATCCAATCTCTATAAAAAGAATAGTACAATAG
- a CDS encoding GNAT family N-acetyltransferase, which translates to MIIKFVKEEHEAQALDGENKAGYCQYEEKTDGTWAITHTVVDGNYQGQGLAGKLLDEVCEAARKENVKIVPICSYAVKKFDQEPEKYGDVDAR; encoded by the coding sequence ATGATTATAAAATTTGTTAAAGAAGAACATGAAGCTCAAGCTCTTGATGGCGAAAACAAGGCTGGCTACTGCCAATACGAAGAAAAAACAGATGGCACTTGGGCTATCACTCATACAGTTGTTGATGGCAACTACCAAGGTCAAGGTCTAGCAGGAAAGCTACTTGATGAAGTTTGTGAAGCTGCTAGAAAGGAAAATGTAAAAATCGTTCCTATTTGCTCATATGCAGTCAAGAAATTTGATCAAGAGCCAGAAAAATACGGAGATGTGGACGCTAGATAA
- a CDS encoding TrkH family potassium uptake protein — MNIKIINNAIGRLLQVLALLMILPLIVAFIYKEGTNDKLYFVFPIILSGLLGTFLVKKGSTKGHVFTREAMFTTAFCWVLYSIIGAIPLYLTPTNYPKFLDAFFEMASGFTTCGASVATNVDVLPHSIIFWRSLSHLIGGMGILVFTLAILPKQNKESTNLMQAEVPGPTFGKITPKLAETARVLYILYLALTLITTIALLLAGMNLFDSIIFAMGAAGTGGFANHGTSVAFYDSRSIEIILGVAMMLFGVNFNLYYYAIIKSVRESFKSEELWTYVGVIFVATVLIFISIRPIYNDPLYSGSNAFFTVSSIITTTGYVSADFGNWPFFARHLLTLLMFIGGCAGSTAGGLKVSRVVMMFKSAINQIKTAVNPKRITVNRLDGKKVDDDVESSTNRYFLIYTILFVIFMIIVSIDTSDFETAFTAVAATINNIGPYIGELGPMDTFARMSDLSKFTLTLAMLFGRLELYPMLLLVSPMTYKNIKKK; from the coding sequence ATGAATATTAAAATTATAAATAACGCTATTGGAAGGCTATTGCAGGTACTAGCTTTATTGATGATTTTACCATTGATAGTTGCTTTTATTTACAAAGAAGGCACAAATGACAAATTATATTTCGTATTTCCAATTATCTTATCAGGACTTTTAGGGACTTTCTTAGTAAAAAAGGGAAGTACAAAAGGCCATGTATTTACTAGAGAAGCCATGTTTACCACAGCTTTTTGCTGGGTTTTGTACTCTATTATTGGAGCCATTCCTCTTTACTTGACACCAACAAACTATCCCAAATTTTTGGATGCCTTTTTTGAAATGGCTAGTGGTTTTACAACCTGTGGGGCATCAGTTGCTACAAATGTAGATGTACTTCCTCACTCAATCATATTTTGGAGATCCTTATCCCACTTAATAGGTGGTATGGGAATTTTAGTATTCACCCTTGCGATTTTGCCAAAACAAAACAAAGAATCGACAAACTTAATGCAAGCAGAAGTCCCAGGTCCAACCTTTGGCAAAATTACTCCAAAGCTAGCAGAAACAGCAAGAGTCTTATACATACTATATCTTGCCTTGACACTTATAACTACAATAGCACTATTGCTAGCTGGAATGAACTTATTTGATAGTATCATATTCGCCATGGGAGCTGCTGGAACAGGTGGTTTTGCAAACCATGGGACAAGTGTAGCCTTTTATGATTCTAGGTCTATAGAAATTATCCTTGGAGTAGCAATGATGCTCTTTGGAGTAAATTTCAATTTATATTATTATGCAATAATAAAATCTGTAAGAGAAAGCTTCAAATCAGAAGAACTTTGGACATATGTAGGAGTAATATTTGTTGCCACAGTCCTCATATTCATAAGCATAAGACCAATCTATAATGATCCATTATATTCTGGATCAAATGCGTTTTTTACAGTATCATCGATAATTACAACCACAGGGTATGTATCAGCTGACTTTGGAAACTGGCCATTTTTTGCTAGGCACCTACTAACCTTACTTATGTTTATAGGTGGATGTGCAGGATCAACAGCTGGTGGTCTAAAGGTCTCAAGAGTAGTTATGATGTTTAAATCTGCGATAAATCAAATAAAAACAGCTGTTAACCCAAAGAGGATCACAGTAAATAGACTAGATGGCAAAAAAGTAGATGATGATGTCGAAAGTTCAACCAATAGATATTTTTTGATCTATACGATTTTATTTGTAATCTTTATGATAATAGTTTCAATAGATACTAGTGATTTTGAAACAGCATTTACAGCAGTGGCGGCCACAATAAATAACATAGGACCATACATTGGAGAACTAGGCCCAATGGACACATTTGCAAGGATGAGCGATCTATCAAAATTCACATTGACCCTTGCTATGCTATTTGGAAGATTGGAACTATATCCAATGCTACTATTAGTATCTCCAATGACCTACAAAAATATTAAGAAAAAATAA
- a CDS encoding spermidine/putrescine ABC transporter substrate-binding protein, with protein sequence MKKKSFLILALILLLSSCSSREKNQVVVFNAGEYLDLDLISEFEKETGIDVVYETFTSDEEMFIKLSQSSNNYDVIFPSDYMVQKLKKNDMLEKIDFSNVPNFKYVEDKYKGLDFDPNNEYTVPYFSSHFGIVYNKDIIKEPITKWADLWDPKYKGEIIMYDLPRLSMSVALQKLGYSINTTNMDEIEEAKEELIKQKPLVYAYLTDEARDLVVQGDAAITVMYSGDALLMQSQNENLEYVIPEEGMNLQVDSMAIPKGAKNKKNAEIFINYFTDPDVSAKNAEWMEGFTSVVSGVREKLPSYIADSDIAYPDFDKLPKLEMFKDLEGFMQVYNDKWVEVLASY encoded by the coding sequence ATGAAGAAAAAGAGCTTTTTAATATTAGCTTTAATATTATTACTATCATCTTGCTCATCAAGAGAAAAAAACCAGGTTGTTGTTTTTAATGCTGGTGAATATCTTGATTTGGATTTGATTTCTGAGTTTGAGAAGGAAACGGGGATTGATGTTGTTTATGAAACTTTTACTTCTGATGAAGAGATGTTTATAAAGTTATCCCAATCATCAAATAACTATGACGTTATTTTTCCGTCAGATTATATGGTTCAAAAACTTAAGAAAAATGACATGCTTGAAAAAATTGATTTTTCTAATGTCCCTAATTTTAAATATGTAGAGGATAAGTACAAGGGCCTTGATTTTGATCCTAATAATGAATACACAGTGCCATATTTTTCATCACATTTTGGCATAGTTTATAACAAGGATATCATCAAAGAACCTATAACAAAATGGGCAGATTTATGGGACCCCAAGTATAAGGGTGAGATTATAATGTACGATTTGCCAAGGCTTTCTATGTCGGTTGCCCTACAAAAACTTGGTTATTCTATAAATACTACAAATATGGATGAAATAGAAGAAGCTAAAGAGGAGTTAATCAAACAAAAGCCATTGGTTTACGCTTATCTTACCGATGAGGCTAGGGACTTGGTTGTCCAAGGTGATGCGGCGATTACTGTTATGTATTCTGGGGATGCGCTTTTAATGCAAAGTCAAAATGAAAACCTTGAGTATGTGATTCCTGAAGAGGGAATGAACCTACAAGTAGATTCTATGGCTATTCCAAAGGGAGCAAAAAATAAAAAAAATGCTGAGATTTTTATAAATTATTTTACAGACCCAGATGTTTCTGCAAAGAATGCTGAGTGGATGGAAGGCTTCACGTCAGTTGTATCAGGTGTTAGAGAAAAGTTACCATCTTATATTGCTGATTCTGATATTGCATATCCCGATTTTGATAAATTGCCAAAACTTGAGATGTTCAAGGACCTAGAAGGATTTATGCAAGTCTATAACGACAAATGGGTGGAAGTCCTAGCAAGCTATTAA
- the trkA gene encoding Trk system potassium transporter TrkA, producing the protein MNIIILGAGKVGSYLTEELSLQNHDILVIDQDKDILNKLLEQNDVMALVGDGTDIDVLKEANVDNCDIFIALTRNDDTNIISAALARNLGAKDIILRLRDTKYVNNLDNIVQLTGSNLVINPEYLAAKEIQRSIKYSHARNVQSFLEDRSMMLEITIGENSRLAGLRLSEADSYLNQFDVLIGIVNDHGEISIPRGNFILEQGQKVYIMGTKEDVDTFYKAEIPENIRMKDVLIIGASSLSSHLTRLLLERNFNVTVIEIDREKAINFQEQYAEAIVINADGSDSDILEEARVESFDAVVALTGMDEENILIALIAEKYGIEKIIAKVNRTSLLKITGILDLDATFTPKSVASNYINRVIRSKVDSKDISTLNNLYKLEDDQVEVLEFEVSENSLLFNHSLKEVKVKDDTLVAIIEHRNRDGSIEVATGNSVIEKGDRVLIITKSKNMAQVDDILE; encoded by the coding sequence ATGAATATTATTATCCTGGGAGCTGGTAAGGTCGGCTCTTATCTTACAGAAGAATTATCTTTACAAAATCACGATATTTTGGTAATCGACCAAGATAAGGATATTTTAAATAAATTACTTGAACAAAATGATGTCATGGCGCTTGTCGGAGATGGAACAGATATTGACGTGTTGAAAGAAGCAAATGTTGATAATTGTGACATATTCATAGCCCTAACAAGAAATGATGATACTAATATTATCTCTGCGGCCCTAGCAAGAAATTTGGGAGCAAAGGATATAATACTTAGGTTAAGGGATACTAAGTATGTCAACAATTTGGATAATATAGTACAACTCACTGGTTCTAATCTAGTAATCAATCCGGAATATCTTGCTGCAAAAGAAATTCAGAGATCAATCAAATATTCCCACGCTAGAAATGTACAAAGTTTCCTAGAAGATAGGTCAATGATGCTAGAGATAACTATTGGAGAAAATTCTAGGCTAGCTGGTCTTAGACTTAGTGAGGCTGATTCATACCTTAACCAATTTGATGTGTTAATTGGCATAGTAAATGACCACGGGGAAATCAGTATACCTAGGGGTAATTTTATACTCGAGCAAGGTCAAAAAGTTTATATAATGGGAACAAAAGAAGATGTAGATACCTTCTATAAGGCGGAAATTCCTGAAAATATTAGAATGAAAGATGTGCTTATAATAGGTGCAAGCTCCTTGAGTTCTCATCTAACTAGACTCCTACTAGAAAGAAATTTTAATGTTACAGTAATTGAAATTGATAGAGAAAAGGCGATTAATTTCCAAGAGCAATATGCCGAAGCCATAGTAATAAATGCAGATGGTTCAGATTCTGATATATTAGAAGAAGCTAGAGTTGAGAGCTTCGATGCTGTTGTAGCCCTCACAGGTATGGACGAAGAAAATATCTTAATTGCCCTAATAGCTGAAAAATATGGAATTGAAAAAATTATAGCCAAGGTAAATAGAACAAGCTTGTTAAAGATAACCGGAATCTTAGACCTAGATGCAACCTTTACACCAAAATCTGTAGCGTCAAACTATATCAACAGGGTCATTAGGTCAAAGGTCGATTCTAAGGATATATCAACCTTAAACAACCTCTACAAGCTAGAAGATGATCAAGTAGAAGTCCTAGAATTTGAAGTAAGCGAGAACTCTTTGCTATTTAATCATAGTTTGAAAGAAGTAAAGGTAAAAGATGACACCCTAGTGGCAATAATTGAACATAGAAATCGTGACGGATCGATTGAAGTTGCAACAGGAAATTCTGTCATAGAAAAAGGTGATAGGGTCCTAATCATTACAAAAAGTAAGAATATGGCTCAAGTTGACGATATATTGGAGTAA